In Electrophorus electricus isolate fEleEle1 chromosome 6, fEleEle1.pri, whole genome shotgun sequence, a single genomic region encodes these proteins:
- the eif1axa gene encoding eukaryotic translation initiation factor 1A X-linked a, protein MPKNKGKGGKNRRRGKNENESEKRELVFKEDGQEYAQVIKMLGNGRLEAMCFDGMKRLCHIRGKLRKKVWINTSDIILVGLRDYQDNKADVILKYNADEARSLKAYGELPEHAKINETDTFGPGDDDEIQFDDIGDDDEDIDDI, encoded by the exons ATGCCGAAGAATAAAG gtaaGGGAGGGAAGAATCGGAGGCGTGGGAAGAATGAAAATGAGTCTGAAAAGAGAGAACTGGTGTTTAAGGAGGATGGCCAGG AATATGCCCAGGTGATTAAGATGCTCGGCAATGGGAGGCTGGAGGCTATGTGCTTTGATGGGATGAAGAGGCTCTGTCACATCAGAGGAAAACTCCGGAAAAAG GTCTGGATTAACACATCTGACATCATCCTGGTGGGACTGAGGGATTACCAG gACAACAAAGCTGATGTCATTCTGAAATACAATGCCGATGAGGCCAGGAGTCTGAAGGCCTATGGAGAGCTTCCAGAGCATG CTAAAATCAATGAGACGGACACGTTTGGACCTGGTGACGACGATGAGATTCAGTTTGATGACATAGGAGATGATGACGAGGACATTGATGAT ATCTGA